aaactCATCTTTAAGAGATACATACACCAGATGACAGAAACCATCAcactaaaaaagatttttaaggtTTTGTAAACTGCACCTATGACTAAGGTGAATGATGGAAATTTTCAGTTACACTTCaatcaattaaaattaaaggtATTATTATATAGAGACACGCTTCGAAAGAGACGTCAGAAATGTTTCCTCCCTGTTTGATAGCTTAAATAGAAGCAGTTCACAACAAGATGTGTACCACACAAACGTGGTACAAACTGTTGGTAATGTGCTAAACTCCAATCCATAGCAGCTACCCCTCAGGAGAGGGGGCCCTTTTTAAAACACTTCGGTAAGCTACCTTCTGTTAGAAAACCAATTATCTCAGACTGTAGGATCAAAATCCTGCTCACAAAAACATACCATGGCTCAGTTTACCATGCGCACAACAGAACTCTGTCCTTAagagttttgttgttatttttgttgttttcttaaacCAAACTTCATCATTTTAGAACATTCTGAGGTACGCAGAAAGAAGCTGCTCTATTTTCCTACTTGATTGGGAGgttggggtccccagcaccacTTAGAcgtttttcagcagcagcaggaaagccATTTTATTGTGACAATAGTATCAGCTGACAGGGCAGGATAATAAACCTCTGTTCTGACCTGCACTACCCACTTTGGTCTTCGAAcaataaatgaaagcaaaatttgCTTAAGAGATCGATCTAAGTAGCAAAGAACGCCATAAAGCATCTGAGAAccttaaattacatttttaaccACCTTCAATATTTCAGTCTCAAAGGCCACTGTACATGCACACAAAGTATCTGGTCTGGTTCAATCTCATCTCCTAAGCGCTCTCCCACCAGCAGGTCCCAGGACGCTCTCCCCCATAACCAGAACTGGGAGCCCAAGAGCTAACGGGCTGCAGCTGCACCACTTGCACCTACTTCAGGACACAACACAAACCCAAAGCTTCAGTTCTGCAGAGTCAACATCGTCCACTTAAGTCTCCTACACAAGCCCAGACAGCacacagcttttattttgtaaaattctCACAGCTTGTGAGAATTCTCACACACTTTGTGACCcacacagattattttttttgtcaaagctgtttcagctgctgctcctgttctAAATTACCTTCTCATCATCTAATGGTGAAAACAAAGGAGATGTACTTCTACTGATTTGTGCAGATACCAGTCCATTAACCACACAGGTGTCGAGCATCTTTTCAATGCAGTAGGATTAAAAAAAGTGTATAGGCTAATTTTAATGATAGAAGTGGGTAGGCCAATTTTATTAGTCAAATAAAATTTACAAGTCATACCAGATGCAGGATGAAGAACAGGTTATGCTTTGGAGTGACATGAATACTCTTCACTCTCACGGAAACCATGTGTACATCACAGCACAGCTGTACTGTGATCCTGCAGTCTCTAAAGAGCTTTCTTTTGGAGTTTCTTTTTGCTGATCCAgattaaagataaaaagaacATCAGTGTTTTAAGAAACCTActgcacttttattttattcagcttcaaaagtaaaaaaaaaattactctcaCCTCCCATTTCTGACAGGTAAAACCAACAATCCTTGAGGGCCTTCTGTTCAGGAATGAATGAAGCTATTAATTTCAGACACCTCTATGCCAGAACTAACCTACAGACTAAGGTACAGCAAACTGAAGTTAACCTTATTTCCATCTCTCTAAGACCATCCCAGTGCAACTTCGCAGCCTAAAGCTTTGTTTATGGAGGTCAAAAAGTTACTGTCATTAAATACATAATCAAAGCTTTCACCAAATATCTTCCTTTTACTATTTCTTTTACATATCTTCCTTCCATTACTATATCTTCCTTTTACTATTACAGTATTATTACTTCCTTTTACTTTTACAGATAAATGTTCAAAGAAACTCTTTCAGTCATTGTCTCTTTAATGCTACCCAGTACAAATTTGTCTCTCTATATTCCATGCTACAACCCAGCATTACTGCCCCTTATTAAACCACCACTTACATGAGCCTCTGAAACATCCCCAGCACTGTCAGAGCGGTGTTCTTGCGCCCTTGAGACAAGAGGTCAGAGCAACAAGTCCCAGCAACTTCAGATGCTCACCACAAAACATTTTGGAGGACACCTTTGTAAGTTACCACAGATCTTTTGAGAAACACTAGGTAGCACACTCCCCGATATAGGTGCAATTTCTGGGATccactttttcttctgtaagacATCAGTCCTACAAGAGGACCGCTACATACAATCAAATAGCATGCTTCAGCACAACTCCTAAAATCAAGCTGTAACTTGGCAAAACTGTCAGAtttcacaaatgaaaaatttaaaaaaaattacttgtttcTAGTATCAACCGGTCCTTTCATagcacacattaaaaaaaaatacaaagctaCTGCTGGTGACCAAATCTTTATCTCCTGAGTCAAATGACAAATCACATCACAGAGGTGAATTTAAGTGCCTCACTCAGACCAGGTTGTCCCTTGGTAAAATGAAGGCAGCCCATCTACAGGGACCACATCACACCCAGCCTAACAGAACACCTAGAACTCAGTAGTCCACTTTAGCTACGAAAAGGAAAGCCGTGCTTCAGGTGAAGTTCAAGGATGACAGTCCAACATGGGTTTAGAACACAAAGGTACAGTAAAAAACCTTCAAGCTCAgtgaatgaaataaaaccaacctcctgcagctgccctgaCAAGAGCCGGCACTTCACCAGTTGCGGTGTTTCACAAATACTTCTCCGAGGCGTCATGCACTGTCAACAACACATCGCTGATACTGGTTCACAATAGAGGCTGACAAGTgtttgagataaaaaaaaattacaatataAATGCAAATTACTTGGAACCTATTTACAACAGCTAAGCCAGAGAACCAGTTTCAGTGCGTAAGAACCACAAGTTATCACACTCCAGAGGAAACTCTGCTCTTGGTTTAAATCCCAATGATACCAAAAGGTTGTCCCGTTCACATGAGCAGGTAAGGAACTGAGTTTACACCAGTTTTGTTTCTAATAACAACACAACCACTCATTTCAACTAAAAATCAGTGTCAGGTTAGCCTGACATTAAAGACTGCCTCTACCTTGAGATTCCATCCAAAATCCTTCAGCCCAGCAGCGCAAATCCCTAGATTTCCCTTTCCACTGGAATCGGAGGGCATTACATACCTATTATCTTGCACACCTGGCACAAACGAAGATCAGCTTTTAAGGTGCAGTCCCATAAAGTATCTAAGTGCTTAAAAACCTCAAGTCAAAATAACTTTGTACTTTTTAACTCCATGCCCGGTATCATACATACTCTGACTCAAGCATATAAGGAATTCAATTCTTTATTTGATATCCATAAACCCATAAACGTTGCTATTCTATATTTCTATGCAGGAAGGCAGTTTTCCCCTAAAACATTATGCTTTTTAATAAACAACAAACTTTAATTCTATTGCGTGAAAAGGGCTACAAATATACAGTTGTTAAATCAAGCAgattacacaaatatttttgctttacaACTGGCACCTATGTTACTGGTACACTTAGCTGGCTCATTTGTCATAGCACTTTGCCCAAACAGCTTCGATGATCACTTTCTGAAATATATGGGCaattgcaattattttaagaataaCGATAATGTGCTGAGGCAGGTacttccaaattttttttttcagttgataCTCATGGAGCCCATCTTTATTCGCATGCAGATTTCGTTTCAGTCTACACCAGTCATCTAATGGCATAAAATAACTTTCGAGTATCTAGTACAATTGTCAGCAAACCGATTTTACTCCTGCCGTAACGAAGCCTGCAGCAGCGGGTCTGCCATCCTGCCGGTAGATGGTGCTGCAAGAGATTCTCGGGGAACTTTAACGTAGGACAATAGTTGAGAATGAAAAAGTCTGTTAACCCGGTACTATGAAAACAAGAATGCATTTAATAGAAGGGATCAATATCGACCCTTTCCTGTAAGGAATCGTACACAGACAAACCAATAAGAGGACTTGAAACTAAGCAATCGGAAATTCTGAACATTTTATATGAATGAAGCACATGCTTAACACAAACTATTTCTTCAAAACTACACAGTACATACGTTGATGGAGAAGTCCTATAGAAAAAATTGACCAACCATGTCAGCACGTCAAACTGCCTAGTACAAGATGGTGGATGCACACAAACTGCGTGAGAACgagtaattaaaaaacagaccACATCCACGGATTAGTACTTCAAAAATTTCTCTGTCGAGTGTTTGAAAACCAATAAATCCGCTGGGGGTAGCAAAAAAGTCGATCAGGACCTTTACTGGCAATAAAACATTTACTCTGAATACACAGAGACTTTAAAGCAGAGGAACACTTGCTTCAAACCTAGAAAAGCCTTAAACCGTACGGAATGgatcctaggaaaaaaaattagacaTGTAAAGGTCAATGAACacaatgatttatttaaaaaataaaaaacgtaAAaacgatttttttttcctcctttacagaaatgttaatttcagtCATGGGATCCGAGTAggttttgtagaaaaaaatgtagtagCCAGGTATCGAGTCCTTACAACAAAGAAAATTCCCCCGTAACCCTCCCCAGGTTTTACTCCAGATCAGCAAGATGCTTCCCACCCCGtaccccaccccccccaaaaaaaaaccaaaaaacaaattaaaacaagacaTTTTTCGTTGCTAGTATAAAAACGACCAAGGTccaagtaataataaaaaaatagagtCCATCAATGACTGTAACACAaagtatgtgtgtgtggggCCCAGTCCATCTTCCGAGAGAAAAGAAGTGGCACGGGCAGCAGAGGCGACCCCCAGGGGGCATTTAGGAGCTGCTCCCCCAGCGGGGAGGCATTTAAAAGGAGCTGCCCTTCGGCGGGCAAGGGGAGAAACCATTTCCAAGCTGCCCCGTTCCGGAGGGAGGGCTCTCCACGCCGCACCCCCCGGCGGCTACGGGCACTCCAGCTCAGAAGGAGCCGCCCCCGTAGCCTCCCCCGCCGTAGCCTCCTCTGTACGGTCCACTGTTACTGCGGCCCCCCCAGTTgccgccccctcctcctcctcctccgccgctcTTCATGGGCCCGTAGGAGGACTGGTGCTGGCTGTAGCTGCCGAACCCGCCGTACCCGTTGCCGTAGTcgcctcctccgccgcctcctcctcctccgtaggagccgccgccgccgccgtagGAGCCGTacccaccgcctcctcctcctcctcctcccccgccGTAGCCGCCGTAGCTGTTGTAGCCGCCGCCTCCCTTGGCCAGCCCGTTGTGGTCCCGGTTGCCggctccgccgccgccccggccccggcctcctcctcctcctcggcctcCCCGCGAGGGcctccccgcgccgccgccccccccgcccgcctGGATGTCCTCCTTGGGCACGGCTTTCTTCACCTCCACGCGGTGGCCCTGGATGGGGTGGAACTTAACCACGGCCGCCTTGTCGGCCGCGTCGTGGTTCTGGAAGTAGACGAAGCCGAAGCCGCGCTTCTTGCCGCTCTGCTTGTCGGCGATGATCTCCGCCTTCTCCACCGGGCCGAACTGGCTGAAGTGCTGCACCAGGTCCCCCTCGGCCACGTCCCCTTTGAGGCCGCCCACGAACAGCTTCTTCACCTTGGCGTGAGCCCCGGGCTTGGCCGAGTCCTCCCGCGACACGGCCCGCTTCAGCTCCACCGCGTTGCCGTCCACGGCGTGAGGGGACGCGGCCATGGCGGCGTCGGCCTCCTCCACCGCCGAGTAGGTGACGAAGCCGAAGCAGCGGGAGCGCTTGGTCTGCGGGTTGAGCACCACCACGCAGTCGGTCAGGGTGCCGTAGGCCGCGAAGTGCTCCCGCAGCCCGGCCTCCGTGGTCTGCACGTTGAGGCCGCCGATGAACAGCTTGCACAGCTGCGAGTTCTCCATGCTGGTAGCGGTGCcggtggtggtgctgctgctgccgccgccgggagcggggccggggcctcGCCGGGGCCTGGCTCCGAGGCTCCTCCTCCCGCCGgggggcagcgccgccgccgctcttCTCCCCCCCGCCTCCGTCTTGCCGCCTCTTCCCCCGCGCGGCGCCGCTTCAGGGCTGCGGCGCCCGCCGAGCGCTGCCTCCCCCGCGCCTCGCC
The genomic region above belongs to Anas platyrhynchos isolate ZD024472 breed Pekin duck chromosome 14, IASCAAS_PekinDuck_T2T, whole genome shotgun sequence and contains:
- the HNRNPA0 gene encoding heterogeneous nuclear ribonucleoprotein A0 — protein: MENSQLCKLFIGGLNVQTTEAGLREHFAAYGTLTDCVVVLNPQTKRSRCFGFVTYSAVEEADAAMAASPHAVDGNAVELKRAVSREDSAKPGAHAKVKKLFVGGLKGDVAEGDLVQHFSQFGPVEKAEIIADKQSGKKRGFGFVYFQNHDAADKAAVVKFHPIQGHRVEVKKAVPKEDIQAGGGGGGAGRPSRGGRGGGGGRGRGGGGAGNRDHNGLAKGGGGYNSYGGYGGGGGGGGGGGYGSYGGGGGSYGGGGGGGGGDYGNGYGGFGSYSQHQSSYGPMKSGGGGGGGGGNWGGRSNSGPYRGGYGGGGYGGGSF